From the genome of Saccharomyces kudriavzevii IFO 1802 strain IFO1802 genome assembly, chromosome: 16:
tttagGGAAACAAAGTAGCAAATTGGCCCTAAATATAAATAACgaatatataattttttttcctcgaAATGATAACACAATCTTACATACACACCTAAGACCAGGATGTACAAAATTAAAGATAACACGAATTTTACCTTTAATAGGAAATAGCAACTTCAAAATACAAGATCCCGTTCATTTTGGTTCTTAAGATAGcttgtttatttttcttagGATGAGGATAAGCGAACATAAGATATTCTTTGATCATGGCAGTTCGattcatcaaagaattcTTTTTGCTCTATGTGCGATTGCAgtccattatttttttgaacttctgAAGTCAAAACCGTTCGCGGAGTTTTTTGATGCGGTATTTTACATGCCTATTCTCActgcgaaaaaaaatgaaacacATATTTACACGATTttcaaacaatttttcaactagTGGCCATGCAGAGTAGTAACACCTTTGTTTTATCTTTTTAGGTCTTGATTACATAATATACAGAAGAGCCAAGTCGATGAACAACgaatagaaaaataatTCTATAGAATGTCCTTGAGAGAAGTAATTAACTATGAGGTTCCCATCTATATCCCATTGTCTTACAGCAATAGGACTCATAAAATATGTAAACTCCCAAATGGTATCTTGGCTTTATTAATATCAGATCCTACAGATACCTCAAGCTCATGTTCACTTTCAGTTTGCACGGGCTCCCATAACGATCCAAAGGACACTTTAGGCTTAGCACATCTTTGTGAACACATGATCCTTGCTGCCGGTTCCAAACAGTATCCGGATGCGGGTTTATTTCATACATTAATTGCCAAAAATAACGGTTCTCAAAATGCTTACACGACAGGAGAGCAGACGACTTTCTATTTTGAGCTCCCCAATTCTCAAAGCAATGGTGAATTTGCGTTTGAATTTATATTGGACGTGTttgcttcattttttaaaaaCCCACTCTTCAACCCCTTATTGATAAGCAAAGAAATATATGCCATACAAAGTGAGCACGAGGGAAACatttcatcaacaacaaaaatattttacCACGCAGCAAGACTGTTGGCTAATTCCGATCATCCTTTTAGCCGCTTTTCCACTGGAAACATCCACTCATTGTCAAGCATACcgcaattgaaaaaaataaacttgaAGAACTCATTAAACGCCTATTTTAAAAATAATTATTTCGGCGAGAATATAACGATCTGTATAAGAGGGCCACAATCCGTTAATATTCTTGCGAAATTAGCCATTTCCAAGTTTGGTGATATTAAGCCTAAAAACAGCGTGGAAggaaacaatttttcaatcagAGCAGGGTCATTTCGAAGATCACGTTCAGTGAAAAGCACCGGGGATTTTTCGAAGAATGATCATCGGAAATTAGAGAGCTTTAAAATACTAGAAACCGTATGGGaggaaaaatacaaaaattcaaagtgTTTTGAACATCCTCCGGGAAAGAATACGATATTTATTAATTCAAACAAATCCCCAGTAATcagatttctttttccagtcTCAGACAAAAATACCAGGTTTACGAAAGAAGACATCAAAATTTACAGTCATTTATGGTGTGAACTTTTTGGCGATGAATCTCCAGGTTCTTTGGGCTCTTACTTAGTGTCAAGAGGCTGGATAACAAAATGCTTCGCCTTCACCTCAGAATTTGCTATTGGTAACATAGGATTGATGTTGGAGCTAGAACTTACAAATAGTGGCTGGGAAAGCATTAAGGACATTACGACaacaatattttctaaaCTCTTACCGTCCTTTTACGTAAAGAACATCGATTATTTGAtcacttttttgaaagagcaAAATTTAATTGATATTGCCCGTTTTCTATACCAGAGTTCAGAGGATATACCCATGGAAGAATGTTCAAATTTAAGTACtattcttcaagaaaatttggagtATCTGACCCCCTCCAATGTATTTAAAGGATTCAAATCTCTTATTGAAATAGATGATCCCAATATTGACAAGTATGAAAACAGTGAGGCTAACATGCAATGGTGGATAGGTCAGGCaataaagtttcaaaactttttaaAGTCGCACATGAATCATGAAAACACGCGCCTTTTGATATTAGGGAATGTAAAATCCTACGAGGTGTTTGACAAGATCGAAAAAAGGAGTGAAATGTACACTGACTTTTTTTATGAGTTTGAATATTATACGGGAAAGGTAGATCTGACGAGAGATGATGAGTCTTATGCAAAAAGCTACTATGAATTTAATTTTCCAACAagcaatatttttttaccgGATTACATCAATGATCCTTTGAAACTACAACAACTGTTCCTAGAATGTTCACTAAAATCTAAGTTCGCTACACTTAGGCCCCAAATTCAAAGTGAGCCCACCAAAAGACTACCTCAATTAGTCAGCAAAAACCTGAACTATGAGATGTGGGTACTAAAGGAAGATCCAAATTTTATCTCGGATAATAAATCAATCGTATCGTTTGAAATCTTGGGATTAGGTATCAAACCTAGTCCAGAAGCGACAATCCATTTGGAGGTACTAGCACAGGTACTATTTATTATAACATCTTCATACCTTTATCCTGCTCTAAGGGTTGGTTATACGTACGAGATTGCTTCCTCTAGTAAGGGCAATGTGACACTCCGGTTTACCATTTCTGGATTTTCTGAGGGTGTTTATACGATAGCAAAAACATTCGTAGATACCCTAAAAAAGATTGCAACGGATGCGACCTTCCTTTCCAAAGATACAGTGAGAAAGGCAAGAATTTTAGTCAGAAGGAAATATGAGGGGGCATCATCTGATAACTGCGTGAAATTAGCTAGCATTGGGTTATTGATTGTTTTGGAGGAGTATATGTGGACTTTACAGGATAGAATTGATGCACTAGAGCTTACAGAGACGAgctctttcaaagaattctGTTATTTGTTTTGGAACAATCCCAAACGCTTGGTCTTGCTTATACAAGGAAATCTTGAATATGCCGACGAAATCAACCATTACTTAAACAACAATTTTACGCAGCACCTCAAAGTAAGTAATGAAGATAATAGGCCGACCATATGCCTTTATCCCTCACCCAGCACTAAAAATCTAGATCGTGGCACAAATACCTTCGTATCGTATAACGGTCACCAAGATGATCCAAACAACAGTATTGTGTATTTTATTCAGACAGCAAAAAGGAATGATATCGAAAGCATGACACTAACATTCCTAACTGAGTATTTGTTTTCACTGACATTAGTGCCTGATTTGAGAAATAAGAAACAAATTGGGTACATTGTCTTAGGAGGCCTCAGAGTTTTAACAGAGACCGTTGGAATTCACATAACTGTGATGTCTGGAGGCCCCGCTCATAATcttgaaaacaaaatcaatgaatacCTATCTTATTTACAATTGCAAGTCCTAAACACCTTTACAGAATCCGATTTTCGCAGAATACTTCTGGAACCATTTTTAGCCCTATTGAAACAGAATAGTTTTAATAAACTAGAATCATCGTCTGGTCCTGTAAACCTGTTGAATGAGATAGTAGCCAATGTACAAAACGGCGACAATTATACTCTCAACAATAGGCAGATGAAACAACATAGGAAAATAAGGAACAAAATTATCGAAAGAAGGTTCAGTTTTCAAGACGAATATGAAATGTTTGACATTCCATTTTTGCAAGGATTAACTCTGAAAAGAtatttggaatttttcgAATCAAAAATCTCTATATACTCCAGGCAAAGAAGTAAGCTTTCAATCATGATTACAAGCCCAATGGCAGAAGAAGACATTGTCAGCAGAAAAATGTTTCTCCAGCTGGAGGCCTTcctgaaaataaaagggtTTGCAATAAAGAgtgaagatttgaaaagtattgttgataattCAAAAGGTAGCCCTGTTTTACTTATAAAGAACCTTTTTACTTCTTTTCGAAGGAGAAATGAAGCTTTCAAGCTTGGTGCCGTTGTATTACAGGAAATATCGAAAATAATCATTGTTAGTTTCAAACAGAGGTATGATTCTATTTTAGGTTTTCCTTTGCATAAAAATGAACATCAAGATATagagaaattttggaaGACAGAT
Proteins encoded in this window:
- the AXL1 gene encoding Axl1p (similar to Saccharomyces cerevisiae AXL1 (YPR122W); ancestral locus Anc_3.455) produces the protein MSLREVINYEVPIYIPLSYSNRTHKICKLPNGILALLISDPTDTSSSCSLSVCTGSHNDPKDTLGLAHLCEHMILAAGSKQYPDAGLFHTLIAKNNGSQNAYTTGEQTTFYFELPNSQSNGEFAFEFILDVFASFFKNPLFNPLLISKEIYAIQSEHEGNISSTTKIFYHAARLLANSDHPFSRFSTGNIHSLSSIPQLKKINLKNSLNAYFKNNYFGENITICIRGPQSVNILAKLAISKFGDIKPKNSVEGNNFSIRAGSFRRSRSVKSTGDFSKNDHRKLESFKILETVWEEKYKNSKCFEHPPGKNTIFINSNKSPVIRFLFPVSDKNTRFTKEDIKIYSHLWCELFGDESPGSLGSYLVSRGWITKCFAFTSEFAIGNIGLMLELELTNSGWESIKDITTTIFSKLLPSFYVKNIDYLITFLKEQNLIDIARFLYQSSEDIPMEECSNLSTILQENLEYLTPSNVFKGFKSLIEIDDPNIDKYENSEANMQWWIGQAIKFQNFLKSHMNHENTRLLILGNVKSYEVFDKIEKRSEMYTDFFYEFEYYTGKVDLTRDDESYAKSYYEFNFPTSNIFLPDYINDPLKLQQLFLECSLKSKFATLRPQIQSEPTKRLPQLVSKNLNYEMWVLKEDPNFISDNKSIVSFEILGLGIKPSPEATIHLEVLAQVLFIITSSYLYPALRVGYTYEIASSSKGNVTLRFTISGFSEGVYTIAKTFVDTLKKIATDATFLSKDTVRKARILVRRKYEGASSDNCVKLASIGLLIVLEEYMWTLQDRIDALELTETSSFKEFCYLFWNNPKRLVLLIQGNLEYADEINHYLNNNFTQHLKVSNEDNRPTICLYPSPSTKNLDRGTNTFVSYNGHQDDPNNSIVYFIQTAKRNDIESMTLTFLTEYLFSLTLVPDLRNKKQIGYIVLGGLRVLTETVGIHITVMSGGPAHNLENKINEYLSYLQLQVLNTFTESDFRRILLEPFLALLKQNSFNKLESSSGPVNLLNEIVANVQNGDNYTLNNRQMKQHRKIRNKIIERRFSFQDEYEMFDIPFLQGLTLKRYLEFFESKISIYSRQRSKLSIMITSPMAEEDIVSRKMFLQLEAFLKIKGFAIKSEDLKSIVDNSKGSPVLLIKNLFTSFRRRNEAFKLGAVVLQEISKIIIVSFKQRYDSILGFPLHKNEHQDIEKFWKTDIKPIIPLQGLPDPNVFRRDAL